The Rhea pennata isolate bPtePen1 chromosome 9, bPtePen1.pri, whole genome shotgun sequence genome has a segment encoding these proteins:
- the KCNE4 gene encoding potassium voltage-gated channel subfamily E member 4, whose product MLKMDHANMTQTVLNAESHNVEKNNGNEYFYILIVMSFYGIFLIGIMLGYMKSKRKEKKSNLLLLYKDEEREWGGAVKPLPTISGLKAVQLPMMLNMLQESMVPSLSCAICSMEGSSVSSESSSPDVHFTIQEEVLDAELGEASETLLNESSEGSAENIHKNS is encoded by the coding sequence ATGCTGAAGATGGACCATGCAAACATGACCCAAACCGTGCTTAATGCTGAATCCCACAACGTGGAGAAGAACAATGGCAACGAGTATTTTTACATCCTGATTGTTATGTCTTTCTACGGGATCTTCCTGATAGGCATAATGTTGGGCTACATgaaatccaaaagaaaagaaaagaagtccAACTTGCTTCTGCTCTACAAAGATGAGGAGAGAGAATGGGGGGGAGCTGTGAAGCCTCTACCAACCATATCGGGGCTGAAAGCTGTGCAGCTCCCCATGATGCTGAACATGCTGCAGGAGAGCATGGTGCCATCTCTGTCCTGTGCCATCTGCTCGATGGAAGGCAGCAGTGTGAGCTCTGAATCCTCTTCCCCAGACGTGCACTTCACCATTCAGGAGGAAGTGCTGGATGCTGAACTGGGGGAAGCGTCAGAGACGCTTCTCAACGAGAGCAGCGAGGGGTCTGCAGAAAACATCCACAAGAACTCCTAG